One segment of Cetobacterium sp. NK01 DNA contains the following:
- the yfcC gene encoding putative basic amino acid antiporter YfcC: MKKKIRIPDTYVIIFFVVVFAAILTYLIPVGSFTMEKIQYATEAGMKTRTVPVPGSFKYALNDLGQPLTKGIPIFAAGGDMSVTNYIFEGLVSGDKWGTAVGIIAFILITGGAFGIILKTKAVEAGILNMIKKTKGSEALLIPLVFLLFSLGGAVFGMGEEAIPFAMILIPIVVGMGYDSITGIFMCYISTQIGFATSWMNPFSVAIAQGVAGVPVLSGAMFRIVMWIFFTAFGIIYTMRYAKKVKANPELSISYETDKFFRDDFKADETEDLEFKLGHKLVFLTIFLGMSWIIWGVVFHGYYLPEIAAQFTIMGIVSGIIGVVFKLNDMTVNDIATSFRKGAEDLIGAALVVGMAKGIVLVLGGVDAGTPTVLNTILNAVAGILGGLHASISAVAMYFFQSVFNFFVVSGSGQAALTMPIMAPLSDLVSVPRQVAVLAFQLGDGFTNMIVPTSGILMAILGISKVEWGVWAKQQIKFQGILFILGCAFIVIGVLTNFQ, encoded by the coding sequence ATGAAGAAAAAAATCAGAATACCTGATACCTATGTCATTATCTTTTTTGTAGTTGTCTTTGCTGCAATTCTTACTTACCTTATTCCTGTTGGTAGCTTTACCATGGAAAAGATTCAATATGCCACTGAAGCTGGTATGAAAACGAGAACTGTTCCTGTTCCAGGAAGTTTTAAATATGCGTTAAACGATTTAGGACAACCTCTTACTAAAGGTATTCCTATATTTGCTGCTGGTGGAGATATGAGTGTTACTAACTATATCTTTGAAGGTCTTGTTAGTGGAGATAAATGGGGAACTGCTGTTGGTATTATCGCATTTATCCTTATCACTGGTGGAGCTTTTGGTATTATTTTAAAAACTAAAGCTGTTGAAGCTGGAATACTTAATATGATTAAAAAAACTAAGGGATCTGAGGCACTACTTATACCTCTTGTTTTCCTTCTTTTCTCTTTAGGTGGAGCTGTATTTGGTATGGGAGAGGAAGCTATTCCTTTTGCTATGATTCTTATACCTATCGTTGTTGGTATGGGATATGACTCTATTACAGGTATTTTTATGTGCTATATCTCAACTCAAATTGGATTTGCTACATCTTGGATGAACCCTTTTAGCGTGGCTATTGCTCAAGGAGTTGCTGGGGTTCCTGTACTTTCTGGAGCTATGTTTAGAATAGTTATGTGGATATTCTTTACAGCTTTTGGAATTATATATACTATGAGATATGCTAAAAAAGTTAAAGCTAATCCTGAGTTATCAATATCTTATGAAACTGATAAGTTCTTTAGAGATGATTTTAAAGCTGATGAAACAGAAGATTTAGAATTTAAGTTAGGACATAAACTTGTATTTTTAACAATATTCTTAGGAATGTCTTGGATTATTTGGGGAGTTGTTTTCCACGGATATTACTTACCTGAAATAGCTGCGCAATTTACTATTATGGGTATTGTTTCTGGAATTATTGGAGTAGTATTTAAATTAAACGACATGACTGTTAATGATATTGCTACTTCATTTAGAAAAGGTGCTGAAGATCTTATCGGAGCAGCTTTAGTTGTTGGTATGGCTAAAGGTATAGTGCTAGTTTTAGGTGGAGTAGACGCTGGAACTCCTACAGTTTTAAATACTATTTTAAACGCTGTAGCAGGGATTCTAGGTGGATTACATGCTTCTATATCTGCAGTTGCAATGTACTTCTTCCAGTCTGTATTCAATTTCTTTGTTGTATCTGGTTCTGGGCAGGCAGCTTTAACAATGCCAATTATGGCACCTCTTTCGGACTTAGTTAGTGTTCCAAGGCAAGTTGCTGTGCTAGCTTTCCAACTTGGAGATGGATTTACAAATATGATTGTACCAACTTCTGGTATCCTAATGGCAATTTTAGGAATCTCAAAAGTTGAATGGGGAGTTTGGGCAAAACAACAAATCAAATTCCAAGGTATTTTATTTATACTTGGTTGTGCATTTATTGTTATAGGTGTTTTAACTAATTTCCAATAA
- a CDS encoding glycosyltransferase, which yields MMEKKIHYIWLGKGPKPNIMDICINSWREKLPGYEIIEWNEENLDFYNEIERNRFLKECYNRKLWAFLSDYFRVKVLYEYGGIYLDSDMQILKSLDPFLKEEMFIGMEDEKQVSAGIIGAKKGHSFFKKMLDFYEEDIWNINIYTIPAIIQYTLEKNYDFIAENKIVELREGIKIYPYEYFYPYHFTEEFSYNKITKNTYGIHWWGKSWHGNNKKLYFLEFKTLKGCKKKLVNLLIFFHILEPIRKFYEKFIKKI from the coding sequence ATCATGGAGAAGAAAATACATTACATTTGGTTAGGAAAGGGTCCAAAACCTAATATAATGGATATATGTATAAATTCATGGAGAGAAAAATTACCTGGTTATGAAATAATTGAATGGAACGAAGAAAATTTAGATTTTTATAATGAAATTGAACGAAATCGATTTTTAAAAGAGTGTTATAATAGAAAGCTATGGGCATTTTTATCAGATTATTTTAGAGTTAAGGTTTTATATGAATATGGAGGAATTTATTTAGACTCAGATATGCAAATTTTAAAGTCTTTAGATCCATTTTTAAAAGAAGAAATGTTTATAGGTATGGAGGATGAAAAACAAGTTAGTGCAGGTATAATTGGAGCAAAAAAAGGACATAGTTTTTTCAAAAAAATGTTAGATTTTTATGAGGAAGATATTTGGAATATTAATATATATACAATTCCAGCAATAATTCAATATACATTAGAAAAAAACTATGATTTTATAGCAGAAAATAAGATTGTAGAATTGCGAGAGGGAATAAAAATATATCCTTACGAATATTTTTATCCATATCATTTTACAGAAGAATTTTCTTATAATAAAATAACTAAAAACACTTATGGAATTCATTGGTGGGGAAAAAGTTGGCACGGAAATAATAAAAAACTTTATTTTTTAGAATTTAAAACTTTAAAGGGTTGCAAAAAAAAGTTAGTTAATTTACTTATTTTTTTTCATATCTTAGAACCAATTAGAAAATTTTATGAAAAATTTATAAAAAAAATATAG
- a CDS encoding glycosyltransferase, with protein sequence MELTFIVPVYNVEKFLKECLDSIYSVKDIKYEVILVNDGSTDGSLEILKEYKMKFPNITKIINKENGGLSSARNAGIRDAKGEYLSFIDSDDIIDSKGFEEFFKEGQKLDLDIMVGNMRYFSGEKIGEPLFRSQEIKDFTVGKGSKFFLTLFQGTKCFREEVVDDVYKRDFICENKLYFHDNLIHEDSYFTPMAYLKAKRVKYIDTAFYYYRQRNGSIMSVVTDKSINSLEKICYMLLNEYSKTDNYGREALSKLLPSFYKVIVYRYINSNKNYKEKLKNYRAIFKEVKGVKNKNFEEILVYIAPKFSNLLRKLMGKDIGNTQKIPKF encoded by the coding sequence ATGGAACTTACATTTATAGTACCTGTTTATAATGTTGAAAAGTTTTTAAAAGAATGTTTAGATAGTATATATAGTGTGAAAGATATAAAATATGAAGTTATTTTAGTAAATGATGGTTCAACAGATGGAAGTTTAGAAATATTAAAAGAGTATAAAATGAAATTTCCAAATATAACAAAAATTATAAATAAAGAAAATGGTGGATTATCTTCAGCAAGAAATGCAGGAATAAGGGATGCAAAAGGAGAATATCTATCTTTTATTGATAGTGATGATATAATTGATTCAAAAGGATTTGAGGAGTTTTTTAAAGAGGGTCAAAAGTTGGATTTAGATATAATGGTTGGAAATATGAGATATTTTTCTGGTGAAAAAATAGGAGAACCTTTATTTAGATCACAAGAGATTAAAGATTTTACAGTGGGAAAAGGAAGTAAGTTTTTTTTAACTCTTTTTCAAGGTACAAAGTGTTTTAGAGAAGAAGTAGTTGATGATGTATATAAAAGAGATTTTATATGTGAGAACAAATTATATTTTCATGATAATCTAATACATGAAGATAGTTATTTTACTCCAATGGCATATTTGAAAGCTAAGCGAGTTAAGTATATAGATACAGCATTTTATTATTATAGACAAAGAAATGGAAGTATAATGAGTGTAGTAACAGATAAGAGTATAAATTCTTTAGAAAAAATATGTTATATGTTATTAAATGAATATAGTAAAACTGATAATTATGGAAGAGAAGCACTTTCAAAACTTTTACCAAGCTTTTATAAAGTGATAGTATATAGATATATAAATTCAAATAAAAATTATAAAGAAAAATTAAAAAATTATAGAGCAATATTTAAAGAAGTAAAAGGAGTAAAAAATAAAAATTTTGAAGAAATATTAGTATATATCGCTCCAAAATTTTCTAATTTATTAAGAAAATTAATGGGAAAAGACATAGGAAACACACAAAAAATACCTAAATTTTAG